A region of Candidatus Caccoplasma merdavium DNA encodes the following proteins:
- a CDS encoding amidophosphoribosyltransferase: MGGFFGTIKKTNCVADLYYGIDYNSHLGTKRGGMVTFDKGYFTRSIHNIESSYFRTKFEADLPTFSGNSGIGIISDTDAQPIIFSCHLGKFAIVTVAKVNNLPDLEKELLDKGHHFCEHSNGITNQTELIGTLISEGKDYVDGIENVQNKLKGSCSMLLLTENGIIAARDKYGRTPILIGKGAEGYAVSSETCSFPNLGYETCYNVGPGEVVQVTADGFTQLRKPNKKMQICSFLWVYYGYPVCEYEGKNVDHMRFECGREMGEKDSVEADFVSAIPDSGIGMALGYAEGKNIPYKRGIVKYTPTWPRSFTPPTQELRELVAKMKLIPNPDLINGKRVVFCDDSIVRGTQLRDNVCDLFRCGAKEVHMRISCPPLIYPCRFVNFTASKSELELITRRIIQQFEGDHTKNLEAYAKTGSPEYERMVEEIRRQLKITSLKFNPLETMVKAIGLPKDCICTHCFDGTSYE; the protein is encoded by the coding sequence ATGGGCGGTTTTTTTGGAACCATAAAAAAAACAAACTGCGTAGCCGATCTTTACTACGGTATCGACTATAATTCTCACTTGGGAACCAAACGCGGTGGAATGGTGACCTTTGACAAAGGCTATTTCACCCGTTCGATTCACAATATCGAAAGTTCTTATTTCAGAACCAAATTCGAAGCCGATTTGCCTACCTTTTCGGGCAATTCGGGTATCGGTATCATCAGCGACACCGATGCACAACCTATCATATTCAGTTGCCACCTCGGCAAATTTGCCATCGTCACCGTGGCAAAGGTCAACAATCTGCCCGACCTCGAAAAAGAGCTCCTCGACAAGGGGCACCACTTTTGCGAGCACAGCAACGGCATAACCAACCAGACCGAGTTGATAGGAACCCTCATTTCCGAAGGTAAAGATTATGTCGACGGTATCGAGAATGTGCAGAACAAACTCAAAGGTTCCTGCTCGATGCTTCTCCTTACCGAGAACGGCATCATTGCCGCACGCGACAAGTATGGCCGCACCCCTATACTTATAGGCAAGGGCGCAGAAGGATATGCCGTCTCGTCGGAGACGTGCAGTTTCCCCAACCTGGGTTATGAGACATGTTACAACGTGGGTCCCGGTGAGGTCGTGCAGGTTACGGCCGATGGCTTTACCCAACTTCGCAAGCCCAACAAGAAGATGCAGATATGCTCGTTCCTGTGGGTCTACTATGGCTATCCCGTGTGTGAATACGAAGGTAAAAATGTCGACCACATGCGTTTTGAGTGCGGCCGTGAAATGGGCGAGAAAGACTCGGTCGAAGCCGATTTCGTCTCGGCCATTCCCGACTCGGGTATCGGTATGGCATTAGGATATGCCGAGGGGAAAAACATTCCATACAAGCGGGGTATTGTGAAGTACACCCCGACCTGGCCCCGTAGTTTTACCCCGCCCACACAGGAGTTGCGCGAGTTGGTGGCCAAGATGAAACTCATTCCCAATCCCGACCTCATCAACGGTAAACGTGTGGTTTTTTGCGACGACTCCATCGTGCGAGGTACCCAATTGCGCGACAATGTGTGCGATCTTTTCCGTTGCGGAGCCAAGGAAGTGCACATGCGCATTAGCTGCCCGCCGTTGATATATCCGTGCCGTTTTGTCAATTTCACGGCTTCGAAGTCGGAGCTTGAACTGATAACCCGCCGCATCATTCAACAGTTCGAAGGAGACCATACCAAGAATCTCGAAGCCTATGCCAAGACCGGTTCGCCCGAGTATGAACGCATGGTCGAGGAAATTCGCCGGCAGTTGAAGATAACTTCGCTCAAATTCAACCCCCTCGAAACGATGGTCAAGGCCATCGGCCTGCCCAAGGATTGCATCTGCACACACTGTTTCGACGGTACGAGCTACGAGTAG
- a CDS encoding sel1 repeat family protein produces the protein MKRFPLIFRCLCLSMMFFAFSFSVGTTNTATASPAVLTQISPYLKQKIQGYLDKAWKCYLEKNYDEALLWWRKAAKHNVAAAQYNIGLCYERGTGVKADMKTAVEWYKKAADQNMPGAQYNLGYCYAEGKGVKQDYEKAFEWWRAAAGLGLPEAQYSVGWCYFEGRGVKQDYEEALKWYRLAAEKGNGDAIAALSELGEEI, from the coding sequence ATGAAACGATTTCCGCTTATCTTCCGTTGTCTTTGCCTTTCCATGATGTTCTTTGCCTTTTCGTTTTCTGTCGGGACTACGAATACGGCCACGGCATCTCCGGCCGTATTGACTCAGATTTCGCCATATCTCAAACAAAAAATACAAGGTTACCTCGATAAGGCGTGGAAATGCTATCTCGAAAAGAATTACGACGAGGCATTGCTGTGGTGGCGCAAGGCGGCCAAGCACAATGTCGCCGCCGCCCAATACAACATCGGCCTCTGCTACGAGCGGGGTACCGGTGTGAAGGCCGATATGAAAACGGCCGTCGAATGGTATAAAAAAGCGGCCGACCAGAATATGCCCGGCGCCCAATACAATTTGGGCTATTGTTATGCCGAGGGCAAGGGGGTGAAGCAAGATTATGAGAAAGCTTTTGAGTGGTGGCGTGCAGCTGCCGGTCTGGGTCTGCCCGAAGCCCAATATAGCGTCGGGTGGTGCTATTTCGAAGGTCGGGGCGTGAAGCAGGACTATGAAGAGGCTCTCAAATGGTACCGTTTGGCTGCCGAGAAAGGAAATGGCGACGCCATAGCCGCCCTTTCTGAGTTGGGTGAAGAAATATGA
- a CDS encoding sel1 repeat family protein has translation MLHKLSKYLVGIGTFLFVAMFPVGELYAQYNLETITNKELFAYPPKSTLRATRWLRKADKFKAEGNVEKAVLYYTKAAEKGDARAQFIMSLCYNDGYGVDPDEERSMYWLNLSLEQEYALAQNFRGVVYTYHKENSDYKKALAYYKKAALQGYSEAQYNVGWCYFNGYGVEADQEEAMRWIRMAAEQEYALALDAMWQGYYFGTKGLPRDYKQAADWMEKAIAKGEQMPQFYLATLYLEGKGVEADTVKALSLFTQSAEEGYMWSQNMLGSLYEVGIGVPADSAAAYAWYKKAAEQGLSDAQNNVGRCYRIGIGVEETPALAVEWYQRASKNGNVYAMSNLGWCYEQGYGIDKNHAYAFRYYKEAADHHYAEAYLGMGRLYWKGIGVKRDYTEAGICLHRAAGAGVTAAYEELGRFYESDSTGFRNDKESFDWYMLAADKGSSYATWRLGRFYQLGRGVEQDYGKAIEYLSRASHTRKTALVNLGDCYKETEAYDRAFDCYERAYEQGQENAACCIAIMYEKGLGVAVDNDEAMKWYTLGAEAGDRYAQYLLGRRYLMGDIVPADTLRAIEWLSRSGNNGYAPAWCQLGVSYMTGKYLPRNYQKAFACYYRAAQMGDDYSAFALGECYRKGRGCEQNDTLAYQWFCRAAEHDDELAQKKLGDCYFYGWGVEKNLDEAIKYYRMASDKGVTSARKMLKKIEKKKR, from the coding sequence ATGTTGCACAAGTTGTCGAAATACCTGGTAGGGATAGGTACATTTCTTTTTGTTGCGATGTTCCCTGTCGGGGAATTGTACGCCCAGTACAATCTGGAAACCATCACAAACAAAGAGCTCTTTGCCTATCCCCCCAAGTCGACATTGCGGGCAACACGCTGGTTGCGCAAGGCCGATAAGTTCAAGGCCGAGGGAAACGTCGAGAAAGCCGTGCTGTATTATACCAAGGCGGCCGAGAAGGGCGACGCCCGGGCACAGTTCATTATGAGCCTATGTTACAACGATGGCTATGGCGTCGATCCCGACGAGGAACGTTCGATGTATTGGCTCAACCTCTCATTGGAACAAGAATATGCCTTGGCTCAGAATTTTAGGGGTGTGGTATATACCTATCATAAAGAAAACTCCGATTACAAGAAAGCGTTGGCCTATTACAAAAAAGCCGCTCTCCAAGGATACAGTGAAGCCCAGTACAATGTGGGCTGGTGTTATTTCAACGGCTACGGCGTGGAGGCCGACCAGGAAGAGGCCATGCGTTGGATAAGAATGGCGGCCGAGCAGGAATATGCTTTGGCCCTGGACGCCATGTGGCAGGGTTATTATTTCGGTACGAAAGGCTTGCCTCGTGATTATAAGCAGGCTGCCGATTGGATGGAAAAAGCGATAGCCAAGGGAGAGCAGATGCCGCAGTTCTATCTGGCAACGTTGTATCTCGAAGGCAAGGGAGTAGAAGCCGATACGGTAAAGGCGTTGTCGCTCTTTACGCAATCGGCCGAGGAGGGATATATGTGGTCGCAAAACATGTTGGGTAGCCTTTATGAGGTGGGCATCGGTGTGCCCGCCGACAGTGCCGCTGCTTATGCCTGGTATAAAAAGGCGGCCGAACAGGGTCTTTCCGATGCGCAAAATAATGTGGGCCGTTGTTACCGCATAGGCATCGGGGTGGAAGAGACCCCGGCTTTGGCCGTGGAGTGGTATCAGCGAGCTTCTAAGAATGGCAATGTATATGCCATGAGCAACTTGGGGTGGTGCTATGAACAGGGTTATGGCATCGACAAAAATCACGCATACGCCTTTCGGTATTACAAGGAGGCTGCCGACCACCATTATGCCGAAGCTTATCTTGGCATGGGCCGACTTTATTGGAAAGGGATTGGCGTGAAGCGGGATTATACCGAAGCCGGCATTTGCCTCCATCGGGCCGCGGGTGCGGGCGTGACGGCCGCTTATGAGGAACTGGGGCGTTTTTATGAGAGCGACAGTACCGGATTCCGTAACGACAAGGAATCTTTCGACTGGTATATGTTGGCGGCGGACAAGGGTTCGTCTTATGCCACTTGGCGGTTGGGCCGTTTCTATCAGTTGGGTCGTGGCGTGGAGCAGGACTATGGCAAGGCCATCGAATATTTGAGCCGGGCGAGTCATACAAGAAAAACGGCGCTGGTGAATTTGGGCGACTGTTATAAAGAGACCGAAGCCTACGACCGGGCTTTCGACTGTTATGAGAGGGCTTATGAACAAGGTCAGGAAAATGCGGCTTGTTGCATAGCAATAATGTATGAGAAGGGCTTGGGGGTGGCTGTCGATAATGACGAGGCCATGAAGTGGTACACGCTCGGGGCCGAGGCGGGAGACCGCTACGCCCAATATCTTTTGGGGCGGCGTTACCTCATGGGCGACATTGTGCCGGCCGACACCTTACGGGCGATAGAGTGGCTTTCCCGCTCGGGCAATAATGGCTATGCGCCGGCTTGGTGTCAATTAGGGGTGAGCTATATGACCGGAAAATATCTGCCGCGTAACTACCAAAAAGCTTTTGCCTGTTATTATCGGGCTGCCCAGATGGGAGACGATTATTCCGCCTTTGCATTGGGCGAGTGTTACCGGAAGGGGCGTGGTTGTGAACAGAACGATACCTTGGCCTATCAGTGGTTCTGCCGGGCAGCGGAACATGACGATGAGTTGGCTCAAAAGAAACTGGGCGACTGCTATTTTTACGGCTGGGGAGTGGAAAAGAATCTCGACGAAGCCATAAAGTATTATAGAATGGCTTCGGACAAGGGGGTCACCTCGGCTCGGAAAATGTTGAAGAAAATAGAAAAGAAGAAACGCTGA
- the gdhA gene encoding NADP-specific glutamate dehydrogenase translates to MNIQAIMNNLSAKHPGESEYLQAVHEVLLSIEDIYNQHPEFEKAKLIERMVEPDRIFTFKVPWVDDKGEVQVNLGYRVQFNNAIGPYKGGIRFHASVNLSILKFLGFEQTFKNALTTLPMGGGKGGSDFSPRGKSDAEIMRFCQAFMLELWRHLGPDTDVPAGDIGVGGREVGYMFGMYKKLAREHTGTFTGKGLEFGGSLIRPEATGFGGLYFVKQMLETKGLSLQGKTIAVSGFGNVAWGAVTKATQLGAKVVTLSGPDGYVYDPDGVSGEKIDYMLELRASGNDIVAPYAEKFGVQFFPDRRPWEQKVDIALPCATQNELDADDARRLIDNGVICVGEISNMGCRPEAIDLFIQNHIMYGPGKAVNAGGVATSGLEMTQNAMHISWSAEEVDNRLHDIMRDIHAQCVKYGTEPDGYINYMKGANIAGFMKVAKAMLAQGIL, encoded by the coding sequence ATGAACATTCAGGCGATTATGAATAACCTTTCGGCCAAGCATCCGGGCGAATCGGAGTATTTGCAGGCCGTACACGAAGTATTGCTTTCGATAGAAGACATTTACAATCAGCACCCCGAGTTCGAAAAGGCCAAGCTCATCGAGCGTATGGTCGAGCCCGACCGTATTTTCACCTTCAAGGTGCCTTGGGTCGACGACAAGGGCGAGGTGCAGGTAAACCTCGGTTACCGGGTGCAGTTCAACAACGCCATTGGCCCGTACAAGGGTGGAATACGTTTCCATGCTTCGGTCAACCTCTCCATCTTGAAATTCCTCGGTTTTGAACAGACGTTCAAAAATGCCCTTACCACATTGCCCATGGGCGGTGGAAAAGGCGGTTCCGATTTCAGCCCGCGCGGAAAATCCGATGCCGAAATCATGCGCTTCTGCCAGGCGTTCATGTTGGAATTGTGGCGTCACCTCGGGCCCGACACCGATGTGCCGGCCGGTGACATCGGCGTAGGCGGCCGCGAAGTAGGCTATATGTTTGGCATGTATAAGAAATTGGCTCGTGAGCACACCGGAACGTTCACCGGCAAAGGTCTCGAATTTGGCGGTTCGCTCATTCGTCCCGAGGCAACGGGATTCGGCGGCCTCTATTTCGTGAAACAGATGTTGGAGACCAAAGGTCTCAGTTTGCAGGGAAAGACCATTGCGGTCAGCGGATTCGGAAATGTGGCTTGGGGTGCCGTCACCAAGGCTACCCAACTCGGAGCCAAAGTGGTTACCTTGTCGGGCCCCGACGGATATGTCTATGACCCCGACGGAGTGAGCGGTGAGAAAATCGATTATATGCTCGAACTGCGTGCTTCGGGCAACGATATTGTCGCTCCCTATGCCGAGAAGTTTGGGGTGCAGTTCTTCCCTGACCGTCGTCCGTGGGAACAGAAGGTCGACATCGCCCTGCCTTGTGCCACGCAGAACGAGCTCGATGCCGACGATGCCCGTCGCCTCATCGACAATGGCGTGATCTGTGTCGGTGAAATTTCGAACATGGGTTGCCGTCCCGAAGCCATCGACCTCTTCATTCAGAACCATATCATGTATGGACCCGGTAAGGCGGTCAATGCCGGCGGTGTAGCTACCTCGGGTCTCGAAATGACGCAGAACGCCATGCACATCAGTTGGAGTGCCGAAGAGGTCGACAACCGTCTGCACGACATCATGCGCGACATACATGCCCAATGTGTGAAATACGGTACCGAACCCGATGGATATATCAACTATATGAAGGGCGCAAATATCGCCGGATTTATGAAAGTGGCCAAAGCCATGTTGGCACAAGGTATTTTGTAG
- a CDS encoding helix-turn-helix transcriptional regulator yields the protein MKTFYHDGICPVRDILSHIGSKWSVLILISLNANGKMRFSDIQRSLDDISQRMLTVTLRILEKDDLINRQVFPEIPPRVEYELSQKGKSFIPLLTELVNWITTNYHLDSSRGE from the coding sequence ATGAAAACTTTTTATCACGATGGAATATGTCCTGTGCGCGACATCTTGTCTCACATCGGAAGCAAATGGTCGGTACTGATACTCATCTCTCTGAATGCCAATGGGAAAATGCGATTCTCGGACATACAACGAAGCTTGGACGACATTTCGCAACGAATGCTCACCGTTACATTACGGATTCTTGAAAAAGACGATTTGATAAATCGACAGGTCTTTCCTGAAATTCCCCCAAGAGTTGAGTATGAACTGTCACAAAAAGGGAAAAGTTTTATACCCTTGTTGACAGAATTGGTGAATTGGATTACGACCAATTACCATCTCGACTCTTCCCGAGGAGAATAA
- a CDS encoding DJ-1/PfpI family protein, which yields MAKKVAVLAVNPVNGLGLFTYLETFYENKIEFKLYAVSDTTAIHANSGVALKADDVVFSLKGHADDFDALVFSCGDAIPAFQAHASESYNLAMVDVIREFAAKEKLIIGHCAAALIFEKAGITAGKKVSVHPMAKVAIRRGYATDAPYEIDGLLFTAQNEHSIQVMMPALLEVLR from the coding sequence ATGGCAAAGAAAGTCGCAGTTTTAGCCGTGAATCCGGTGAATGGATTGGGGTTATTTACCTATTTGGAAACTTTTTATGAAAACAAGATTGAGTTCAAGCTGTATGCCGTGTCCGATACGACGGCGATTCATGCCAATTCGGGCGTTGCATTGAAGGCCGATGATGTCGTCTTTTCTCTCAAAGGGCACGCCGATGATTTTGATGCGTTGGTGTTTTCCTGTGGAGATGCCATTCCGGCATTTCAGGCGCATGCCTCCGAGTCATATAATTTGGCGATGGTTGATGTCATTCGAGAATTTGCCGCCAAGGAAAAATTGATAATAGGGCATTGTGCTGCTGCTTTGATATTTGAAAAGGCTGGAATTACTGCCGGGAAAAAAGTGTCTGTGCACCCCATGGCCAAAGTCGCCATACGGCGAGGATATGCCACCGATGCCCCTTATGAGATTGATGGCCTGTTGTTTACGGCGCAAAATGAGCATTCTATTCAGGTTATGATGCCGGCTTTGCTCGAAGTTTTGCGATGA
- a CDS encoding electron transfer flavoprotein subunit beta/FixA family protein, whose translation MSLKIVVLAKQVPDTRNVGKDAMKADGTVNRAALPAIFNPEDLNALEQALQLKEKYPGTVVKLLTMGPPRAADIIREGLYRGADGGVLLTDRAFAGADTLATSYALACAVRKMGDFDLVIGGRQAIDGDTAQVGPQVAEKLGIPQITYAEEILSAEGGKVVVKRRLERGVETVESPFPAVITVNGSADECRPRNAKALQKYKYAKTPSERQADDSSYFCALCEERPYLNLTEWGVADVDADLSQVGLAGSPTKVKQIENIVFQAKESKTLTASDADVEELIKELIVNHTIG comes from the coding sequence ATGAGTCTAAAAATTGTGGTACTTGCCAAGCAGGTGCCAGATACCCGAAACGTGGGGAAAGATGCCATGAAAGCCGACGGAACGGTAAACCGAGCCGCTCTTCCCGCCATCTTCAATCCCGAAGACCTGAATGCGCTCGAACAAGCCCTTCAGCTCAAAGAGAAATATCCCGGAACCGTAGTGAAACTCCTTACCATGGGGCCTCCCCGTGCTGCCGACATCATTCGCGAAGGTCTCTATCGCGGTGCCGACGGCGGCGTGCTGCTCACCGACCGAGCCTTTGCCGGTGCCGATACCTTGGCCACATCATACGCGTTGGCGTGTGCCGTGCGCAAGATGGGCGATTTCGACCTGGTTATCGGCGGACGTCAGGCCATCGACGGCGATACCGCACAAGTGGGCCCGCAGGTGGCCGAGAAACTGGGCATACCCCAGATTACCTATGCCGAGGAGATATTGAGTGCCGAAGGCGGCAAAGTGGTGGTGAAACGCCGTCTCGAACGGGGCGTTGAGACCGTCGAGTCGCCTTTCCCGGCCGTGATTACGGTAAACGGTTCGGCCGACGAATGCCGCCCGCGTAATGCCAAGGCATTGCAAAAGTATAAATATGCCAAGACTCCCAGCGAACGCCAGGCCGATGACAGTTCCTATTTCTGCGCCTTGTGCGAAGAGCGTCCCTACCTCAACCTCACCGAGTGGGGCGTGGCCGATGTCGACGCCGACCTTTCGCAGGTGGGATTGGCCGGTTCGCCCACCAAGGTGAAACAAATCGAGAACATCGTCTTCCAAGCCAAGGAGAGCAAAACGCTGACCGCTTCTGATGCCGATGTCGAGGAATTGATAAAGGAACTCATTGTGAATCATACCATCGGATAG
- a CDS encoding electron transfer flavoprotein subunit alpha/FixB family protein, translated as MNNLFVYCEIEDGVIADVSLELLTKGRSLANQLHCKLEALVIGHQLDDVAAQVFPYGVDTLYLADDARLYPYTSQPHASVLINLFREQKPQVCLMGATCIGRDLGPRVSSALHSGLTADCTSLEIGTFEDKKEAKTYENLLYQIRPAFGGNIVATIVNPECRPQMATVREGVMKKEILDPAHKGEIVKLDVSKYVSDTDFVVSVIDRQMEKSKINIKSASIIVAGGYGVGSKENFKLLFDLADAIGAQVGASRAAVDAGFTDHDRQIGQTGVTVHPKLYIACGISGQIQHIAGMQDSSIIISVNSDPNAPINTIADYVITGTVEEVLPKMIKYYKKNSK; from the coding sequence ATGAACAACTTATTTGTATATTGCGAAATAGAAGACGGAGTTATTGCCGACGTCAGCCTCGAACTGCTCACCAAGGGACGTTCCCTGGCCAATCAACTCCATTGTAAACTCGAAGCGCTCGTCATCGGCCATCAACTCGACGACGTTGCCGCACAAGTATTCCCGTATGGCGTCGATACCCTCTATCTGGCCGACGACGCCCGTCTCTATCCCTACACCTCGCAGCCCCATGCTTCGGTGTTGATCAACCTCTTCCGCGAGCAGAAACCCCAAGTGTGCCTCATGGGTGCCACCTGCATAGGCCGTGACCTCGGCCCCCGCGTATCGTCGGCGCTCCACAGCGGTCTCACGGCCGACTGCACCTCGCTCGAAATCGGTACGTTCGAAGACAAGAAAGAGGCGAAGACCTACGAGAACCTGCTCTATCAGATACGTCCCGCTTTCGGTGGAAACATCGTGGCGACGATTGTCAATCCCGAGTGCCGTCCCCAAATGGCCACCGTGCGCGAGGGGGTGATGAAAAAAGAGATTCTTGACCCCGCCCACAAAGGCGAAATCGTGAAACTCGATGTGTCGAAATATGTCTCCGATACCGACTTCGTCGTTTCGGTCATCGACCGTCAGATGGAGAAATCGAAAATCAACATCAAGTCGGCCTCCATCATCGTGGCCGGCGGATATGGCGTGGGCTCGAAGGAGAACTTCAAGTTGCTCTTCGACCTGGCCGACGCCATCGGCGCCCAGGTAGGTGCCTCGCGTGCCGCCGTCGATGCCGGATTTACCGACCATGACCGCCAAATCGGGCAGACCGGTGTGACCGTCCACCCCAAGCTCTATATCGCTTGCGGCATTTCGGGACAGATACAGCACATTGCCGGTATGCAGGACAGCTCGATTATCATATCGGTCAACAGCGACCCCAACGCACCCATCAATACCATTGCCGACTACGTCATTACCGGCACGGTCGAGGAGGTATTGCCCAAAATGATAAAGTATTATAAGAAAAACAGCAAATAA
- a CDS encoding acyl-CoA dehydrogenase family protein, translating into MANFYTDNSDLKHHLTHPLMQRIVALKEREYADARKYDYAPVDYEDAMDSYEKVLEIAGEICGDIVAPNAESVDHEGPHVVDGHVVYAAGTARNLDALVKAGLMGISLPRRYGGLNFSLVPYIMAADMVSRADAGFVNIWGLQDCAETIYEFASEDQKQRYLPRVCAGETMAMDLTEPDAGSDLQSVMLKATYSEADGCWYLNGVKRFITNGDGHISLVLARSEEGTKDGRGLSMFIYDKNDGGVTVRRIENKMGIKGSPTCELVFRNAKAELCGDRKMGLIKYVMALMNGARLGIAAQSVGVSEAAYREALTYARERRQFGKAIIEFPAVSEMLSLMKAKLDASRSLLYETTRFVDMYKTLEDISKERKLEKEERDEMKRYQKQADAFTPMSKGMGSEFCNQNAYDCVQIHGGSGFMKDYACERIYRDARITSIYEGTTQLQVVAAIRHVTTGTYLHMMHYYEEQEVSGDLQPLRARLKELTALYEAAVEKVTATKDNDYIDFHARRMVEMAGHIIMAHLLILDTERNESFRTSAEVYTRYAEAEVRKNAAFIQSFDINDMTYYRRD; encoded by the coding sequence ATGGCCAATTTTTATACCGATAACAGTGATTTGAAACATCACTTGACCCACCCGCTCATGCAGCGGATTGTGGCTCTGAAAGAACGCGAATATGCCGATGCCCGGAAATACGACTACGCTCCCGTCGATTATGAAGACGCCATGGACAGTTACGAGAAAGTTCTCGAAATTGCCGGCGAAATCTGTGGCGACATTGTCGCTCCCAATGCCGAGAGCGTCGACCACGAAGGTCCCCACGTCGTCGATGGGCATGTCGTGTATGCCGCAGGTACGGCTCGTAACCTCGATGCCTTGGTAAAAGCCGGTCTCATGGGAATCTCCCTGCCCCGTCGTTACGGAGGACTCAATTTCTCGCTCGTTCCCTATATCATGGCCGCCGACATGGTGAGCCGTGCCGATGCCGGATTTGTAAACATTTGGGGCTTGCAGGATTGCGCCGAAACCATTTATGAATTTGCCAGCGAGGACCAAAAACAACGCTACTTGCCCCGCGTATGCGCCGGCGAGACCATGGCGATGGACCTCACCGAGCCCGATGCCGGTTCCGACCTGCAATCGGTCATGCTCAAAGCCACATACAGCGAGGCCGACGGTTGCTGGTATCTCAATGGGGTGAAACGCTTCATCACCAATGGCGACGGACACATCTCCCTGGTACTTGCCCGCTCCGAGGAAGGCACCAAAGACGGCCGTGGCCTGTCGATGTTTATCTACGACAAGAACGACGGTGGTGTTACCGTGCGTCGCATCGAAAACAAGATGGGTATCAAGGGTTCGCCTACCTGCGAACTGGTGTTCCGCAATGCCAAGGCCGAGCTCTGCGGCGACCGCAAGATGGGTCTTATCAAGTATGTGATGGCGTTGATGAACGGCGCCCGTCTCGGCATCGCCGCCCAGTCGGTGGGAGTCTCCGAGGCTGCCTATCGCGAAGCCCTCACCTATGCCCGTGAACGTCGCCAGTTTGGCAAGGCCATCATCGAGTTCCCCGCCGTGTCGGAGATGCTTTCGCTCATGAAGGCCAAACTCGACGCATCGCGTTCGCTGCTTTACGAGACCACCCGTTTTGTCGACATGTATAAGACGCTCGAAGACATCTCGAAAGAGCGCAAACTCGAAAAGGAAGAGCGCGACGAGATGAAACGTTACCAAAAGCAGGCCGACGCCTTCACGCCCATGTCGAAGGGTATGGGCAGCGAGTTCTGTAATCAGAACGCCTACGATTGCGTGCAGATACACGGCGGCTCGGGTTTCATGAAAGACTATGCCTGCGAGCGCATCTACCGCGATGCCCGCATCACGTCGATATACGAGGGAACCACCCAGTTGCAAGTGGTGGCGGCCATACGCCACGTCACCACCGGTACCTACCTCCACATGATGCACTATTACGAGGAGCAGGAGGTGTCGGGCGACTTGCAACCGCTGCGTGCCCGTCTCAAAGAGCTTACCGCCCTCTATGAGGCCGCTGTCGAGAAGGTAACGGCTACGAAGGACAACGACTACATCGACTTCCATGCCCGCCGCATGGTCGAGATGGCCGGTCACATCATCATGGCCCATCTGCTCATACTCGATACCGAACGCAACGAGTCGTTCCGTACCTCGGCCGAGGTCTATACCCGCTATGCCGAAGCCGAAGTACGCAAGAATGCCGCCTTTATCCAGTCGTTCGACATCAATGACATGACCTATTACCGCCGCGATTGA